From Juglans regia cultivar Chandler chromosome 6, Walnut 2.0, whole genome shotgun sequence, the proteins below share one genomic window:
- the LOC109011372 gene encoding very-long-chain aldehyde decarbonylase GL1-9-like produces MVFWEGYVSDEAMGTFAPIVVYWLYAGFYQLLPTLDNYRLHTKKEEELKNSVPLSSVVKGVLLQQLVQATVAQALFLLTSKANASGITIQPSIPVQIVQIAVAMFVMDTWQYFVHRYMHQNKFLYRHVHSQHHRLVVPYAIGALYNHPLEGLLLDTLGGAISFLVSGMTARTAVIFFCFAVVKTVDDHCGLWLPGNILHIIFQNNSAYHDIHHQLQGLKYNYSQPFFPIWDKLLGTYMPYNLVKRPEGGLEARPMKD; encoded by the exons ATGGTTTTCTGGGAAGGATATGTGAGCGACGAGGCGATGGGCACGTTTGCCCCAATCGTGGTGTACTGGTTGTACGCGGGGTTTTATCAGCTGCTGCCGACTTTGGACAACTACCGTTTGCATACAAAGAAAGAGGAGGAATTGAAGAACTCGGTGCCGCTCTCGTCCGTGGTTAAGGGCGTCTTGCTTCAGCAGCTCGTCCAGGCGACCGTGGCTCAGGCGCTCTTCCTG TTGACCTCAAAGGCAAATGCATCAGGGATCACGATTCAGCCCTCCATTCCTGTCCAAATTGTGCAGATTGCTGTTGCAATGTTTGTCATGGACACATGGCAGTACTTTGTGCATCGTTACATGCATCAGAACAAGTTTCTGTACCGCCATGTCCACTCTCAGCATCACAGGCTGGTTGTCCCCTATGCAATTGGGGCCCTTTATAATCATCCGCTTGAAGGTCTCTTGCTTGACACTTTGGGCGGGGCCATCTCTTTTCTGGTCTCTGGAATGACTGCACGAACAGCTGTAATTTTCTTCTGCTTCGCTGTGGTTAAAACTGTTGATGATCACTGTGGCCTTTGGTTGCCTGgcaatatattacatattatctTCCAAAACAACAGTGCTTATCATGACATCCATCATCAACTTCAAGGCTTGAAGTATAACTATTCTCAGCCTTTCTTTCCCATATGGGATAAACTACTTGGAACCTACATGCCTTACAATCTAGTAAAGCGACCTGAAGGGGGTCTTGAGGCAAGGCCAATGAAAGACTAG
- the LOC109011375 gene encoding probable F-actin-capping protein subunit beta — protein sequence MEAAMGLMRRIPPKHTDTALSALLSLLPHHSSDLLSQVDQPLQVLCDIESGKEFILCEYNRDADSYRSPWTNKYHPLLEDGALPSLELRKLEVEANDIFAIYRDQYYEGGISSVYMWEDDNEGFVACFLIKKDGSKTGQGRRGYLQEGAWDAIHVIEVGPEDEGMAHYRLTSTVMLSLTTDNESSGTFSLSGSIRRQMDMNLSVAEGHICNMGRMIEEMESKLRNSLDQVYFGKTKEMVCTLRPPSEIVMRLPDC from the exons atggaggcgGCCATGGGATTGATGAGAAGAATCCCTCCAAAGCACACCGACACTGCTCTCTCTGCACTCCTCAGCCTCTTGCCCCACCACTCCTCCGATCTCCTCTCTCAAGTCGATCAGCCCCTCCAG GTTTTATGCGATATAGAGAGTGGTAAGGAGTTTATTCTGTGTGAATACAACAGAGATGCTGACTCTTATAG ATCACCCTGGACAAATAAATACCATCCACTTTTGGAGGATGGGGCACTCCCATCACTGGAGTTGAGGAAACTTGAAGTTGAAGCGAACGACATCTTTGCAATTTATCGTGACCA GTATTATGAAGGTGGGATTTCATCAGTTTATATGTGGGAAGATGATAATGAAGGTTTTGTAGCATGCTTTCTAATAAAGAAAG ATGGCTCAAAGACTGGGCAGGGTCGAAGGGGTTACTTGCAGGAGGGAGCATGGGATGCTATACATGTCATTGAG GTGGGGCCAGAGGATGAAGGAATGGCTCATTACCGTTTAACCAGTACTGTGATGCTATCTTTGACTACGGATAATGAGTCATCAGGCACATTTAGCTTGTCTGGATCAATTAGACGACAG ATGGATATGAATCTCTCAGTTGCAGAAGGCCATATTTGTAACATGGGAAGGATGATAGAAGAAATGGAGAGTAAGTTGAGGAATTCACTGGATCAG GTATATTTTGGGAAGACAAAAGAGATGGTTTGCACCTTACGACCACCATCTGAAATTGTGATGAGACTGCCTGATTGCTGA
- the LOC109011374 gene encoding tRNA pseudouridine(38/39) synthase — protein sequence MSNEVRDPLLPDRNLISSLQSLVDSLQNRVKELEEENAKLSSRLSSCCCHKIEEAFDRVVVDCNGLLAEGRESKTGGKATTKKKVVEKISGSNTRTINHHCKRYVALKIMYFGKRFYGFASEAQMDPTIESEIFSAFEKTRLLVGDKKELQYSRCGRTDKGVSSVGQVIALLLRSSLKETDASNENSEKIVFKEQHEQEIDYVGVLNRVLPDDIRVLGWCPVPVGFSARFSCLSREYKYFFWRENLNFLAMEEAGKKFLGEHDFRNFCKMDAVNVHNYKRNITLFEICPSDVRYDGNQLWAFKIKGSAFLWHQVRCMVAVLLMIGQGLESPDVIDTLLDTEKTPRKPQYTMAPELPLVLHSCEFESIEFICSADAGQALRMHLANQCRNYQLQAAIFNDALLSCLPISSGQRSLKGTTKKKASHIPLMSRPTEPSYEERRLKLNSKTYGLSKSS from the exons ATGTCGAATGAAGTGAGGGATCCTCTCCTGCCCGATAGAAATCTCATCTCCAGTCTTCAATCCCTGGTAGACTCTCTCCAAAACAGAGTTaag GAATTAGAGGAAGAGAATGCAAAGCTATCGTCTCGACTTTCAAGTTGTTGCTGTCATAAG ATAGAGGAAGCATTTGACAGAGTTGTTGTAGATTGTAATGGTCTTCTTGCTGAAGGAAGGGAATCAAAAACAGGTGGTAAAGCGACCACAAAGAAGAAAGTAGTAGAGAAAATTTCAG GTTCTAACACACGGACCATAAATCACCATTGCAAGAGATATGTTGCTCTGAAAATCATGTACTTCGGGAAAAG GTTCTATGGTTTTGCTTCAGAGGCACAAATGGATCCAACTATTGAG TCAGAAATTTTCAGTGCTTTTGAGAAAACAAGGCTACTAGTTGGTGACAAGAAGGAGTTACAGTACTCGAGGTGTGGTAGGACAGATAAGGGAGTTTCCTCAGTTGGACAA GTGATTGCTCTCCTTTTACGATCAAGCCTCAAGGAAACTGATGCAAGCAATGAAAACTCtgaaaaaattgttttcaaaGAGCAACATG AACAAGAAATAGATTATGTAGGGGTGCTGAATCGAGTCCTTCCTGATGATATTCGAGTTTTAGGCTGGTGTCCAGTTCCAGTTGGCTTCAGTGCAAG GTTTAGTTGTTTGAGCAGGGagtataaatatttcttttggaGGGAGAACCTGAATTTCTTG GCTATGGAGGAGGCAGGAAAAAAGTTTCTTGGGGAACACGACTTcagaaatttttgtaaaatggaTGCAGTAAATGTGCACAACTATAAGCGGAATATCACACTGTTCGAAATTTGTCCTTCTGATGTGAG GTATGATGGCAATCAACTTTGGgcatttaaaattaaaggtAGTGCTTTCTTGTGGCACCAAGTCCGTTGCATGGTTGCTGTACTATTAATGATCGGCCAAGGTCTTGAATCCCCTGAT GTGATAGATACATTATTGGATACTGAGAAGACACCAAGGAAACCTCAGTATACCATGGCTCCAGAGCTTCCATTGGTTCTTCATTCCTGTGAATTTGAGAGTATCGAGTTTATTTGTTCAGCAG ATGCCGGACAAGCCCTGCGTATGCATTTGGCAAATCAATGTCGCAATTACCAGCTCCAGGCCGCAATATTTAATGATGCTCTGCTTAGCTGTTTGCCGATATCAAGCG GTCAGAGATCATTAAAGGGAACAACCAAGAAAAAAGCTTCCCATATTCCGCTTATGTCACGGCCAACTGAGC CATCATATGAAGAACGACGTCTGAAATTGAACTCCAAAACATATGGTCTATCAAAATCCTCTTGA